A region of Vanessa cardui chromosome 1, ilVanCard2.1, whole genome shotgun sequence DNA encodes the following proteins:
- the LOC124534696 gene encoding elongation factor 1-alpha, which produces MGKEKIHINIVVIGHVDSGKSTTTGHLIYKCGGIDKRTIEKFEKEAQEMGKGSFKYAWVLDKLKAERERGITIDIALWKFETAKYYVTIIDAPGHRDFIKNMITGTSQADCAVLIVAAGTGEFEAGISKNGQTREHALLAFTLGVKQLIVGVNKMDSTEPPYNEGRFEEIKKEVSSYIKKIGYNPAAVAFVPISGWHGDNMLEASTKMPWFKGWQVERKEGKAEGKCLIEALDAILPPARPTDKALRLPLQDVYKIGGIGTVPVGRVETGVLKPGTIVVFAPANITTEVKSVEMHHEALQEAVPGDNVGFNVKNVSVKELRRGYVAGDSKNNPPKGAADFTAQVIVLNHPGQISNGYTPVLDCHTAHIACKFAEIKEKVDRRSGKSTEDNPKSIKSGDAAIVNLVPSKPLCVEAFQEFPPLGRFAVRDMRQTVAVGVIKAVNFKEAGGGKVTKAAEKATKGKK; this is translated from the coding sequence ATGGGCAAGGAAAAGATTCACATTAACATCGTCGTCATTGGACACGTCGACTCCGGCAAGTCCACCACCACCGGTCACTTGATTTACAAATGTGGTGGTATCGACAAACGTACCATCGAGAAGTTCGAGAAGGAAGCCCAGGAAATGGGTAAGGGTTCCTTCAAATATGCCTGGGTGTTGGACAAACTGAAGGCTGAGCGTGAACGTGGTATCACCATCGACATTGCTCTGTGGAAGTTCGAGACCGCCAAATACTACGTCACCATCATCGACGCTCCCGGTCACAGAGATTTCATCAAGAACATGATCACCGGAACCTCACAGGCCGATTGCGCTGTGCTCATCGTCGCCGCTGGTACTGGTGAGTTTGAAGCTGGTATCTCTAAGAACGGTCAAACCCGTGAGCACGCTCTGCTCGCCTTCACACTTGGTGTCAAGCAGCTGATTGTGGGTGTTAACAAAATGGACTCCACTGAGCCCCCATACAATGAAGGCCGTTTCGAAGAAATCAAGAAGGAAGTATCTTCTTACATCAAAAAGATCGGTTACAACCCAGCTGCCGTCGCTTTCGTACCCATTTCTGGCTGGCACGGAGACAACATGCTGGAGGCATCCACCAAGATGCCCTGGTTCAAGGGATGGCAAGTGGAGCGTAAAGAAGGTAAAGCTGAAGGTAAATGCCTTATTGAGGCTTTGGATGCCATCCTTCCTCCAGCGCGTCCCACAGACAAAGCCCTGCGTCTTCCCCTGCAGGACGTTTACAAAATCGGTGGTATTGGTACAGTGCCAGTAGGCAGAGTTGAAACTGGTGTCCTCAAGCCCGGTACCATTGTTGTTTTCGCTCCCGCCAACATCACCACTGAAGTAAAGTCTGTGGAGATGCACCACGAAGCTCTCCAAGAGGCTGTGCCCGGAGACAATGTTGGTTTCAACGTCAAGAACGTATCTGTCAAGGAATTGCGTCGTGGATACGTCGCTGGTGACTCAAAGAACAACCCACCCAAGGGTGCTGCTGACTTCACCGCACAAGTCATTGTGCTCAACCACCCTGGTCAAATCTCCAACGGCTACACACCTGTACTTGATTGCCACACAGCTCACATTGCCTGCAAGTTCGCTGAAATTAAAGAGAAGGTTGACCGTCGTTCTGGTAAATCCACTGAAGATAACCCCAAATCCATCAAATCTGGTGATGCAGCCATCGTAAACCTTGTACCTTCCAAACCCCTCTGTGTGGAAGCCTTCCAAGAATTCCCACCTCTTGGTCGTTTTGCTGTACGTGACATGAGGCAGACCGTCGCTGTTGGTGTCATCAAGGCTGTCAACTTCAAGGAAGCTGGTGGCGGTAAAGTCACCAAGGCTGCTGAGAAGGCCACTAAGGGCAAAAAGTAG
- the LOC124530513 gene encoding adenylate kinase isoenzyme 6 homolog, protein MEEIRRTQPNILITGTPGVGKSTISRLLSERTKFSWREVSKLAEEHNCLDEYDPDYQCPFLNEDKLLDIMEGMMAKGGNIVDYHGCEFFPERWFDGVFVIRTNNTSLYDRLSARGYTGKKLEDNIQCEIFETLLEEAQSSYKPEIVQELQNNTEDQLHTNVNTIVEWIERWKEENI, encoded by the exons ATGGAAGAAATAAGAAGGACTCAacctaatatattaattactg gtaCACCCGGTGTTGGCAAGTCTACAATTTCCCGTCTACTCTCAGAGAGAACAAAGTTTTCCTGGAGAGAAGTATCTAAGCTTGCTGAAGAGCACAATTGTTTAGATGAGTATGATCCGGATTACCAATGCCCATTTCTGAATGAAGATAag ttgttAGACATAATGGAGGGTATGATGGCAAAAGGAGGTAATATTGTTGACTATCATGGCTGCGAGTTCTTCCCCGAGAGATGGTTTGATGGAGTCTTTGTCATTAGAACAAACAACACTTCACTGTATGATAGGTTATCAGCTAG AGGTTATACTGGTAAAAAATTAGAAGATAATATACAATGTGAAATATTTGAGACATTGCTGGAAGAAGCACAGTCGTCATATAAGCCAGAGATTGTTCAAGAActacaaaacaacactgaagaTCAGTTGCATACTAATGTTAATACAATTGTGGAGTGGATAGAACGGTGGAAagaggaaaatatataa
- the LOC124530284 gene encoding protein disulfide-isomerase A3, which yields MLGLLKIALFLGVIYLCKAAEEDVLDLTDADFSSAIAQHDTALVMFYAPWCGHCKRLKPEYADAAGVLKSDDPPVTLAKVDCTEGGKSTCEKFSVSGYPTLKIFRNGELSQDYNGPRESNGIVKYMRAQVGPSSRDLLTVENFENILAKDEVVVVGFFEKETDLKGEFLKTADKMREEIVFAHSTAKEVLEKTGYKDNVVLYRPKRLHNKFESDFVEYKGEPSLKGFIKANYHGLVGIRQKENIQDFTNPLVVAYYDVDYVKNAKGTNYWRNRVLKVAKEMTDVTFAISDKDDFMHELNDYGIDFAKGDKPVVAGKDSDGNKFVMSAEFSIVDLMTFAKDLVDGKLEPFIKSEPVPASNDGPVKVAVGKNFKELVTDSGRDALIEFYAPWCGHCQKLAPVWEELGVKLQDEPVDIIKIDATANDWPKSLYDVSGFPTIYWKPKDSSKKPVRYNGGRAIEDFIKYVADNASNELKGWDRKGNVKDEL from the exons ATGTTAGGGTTACTTAAAATCGCCTTATTTTTAggagtaatttatttatgtaaagccGCCGAAGAAGATGTACTCGATCTTACGGATGCCGATTTCTCTAGCGCTATAGCTCAACATGATACCGCTCTCGTCATGTTTTATGCTCCATG GTGCGGTCATTGTAAGCGCTTAAAACCCGAATACGCTGATGCGGCCGGCGTGCTAAAGAGCGATGATCCTCCAGTAACTCTAGCTAAAGTAGACTGTACAGAAGGCGGAAAGAGTACCTGCGAAAAGTTCTCTGTGTCAGGATACCCAACACTGAAAATTTTCAGAAACGGAGAGCTTTCACAGGACTACAATGGTCCCAGAGAATCTA ATGGCATTGTCAAATACATGCGTGCTCAAGTGGGTCCAAGCTCCAGGGATCTGCTTACTGTTGAGAACTTTGAAAACATCCTTGCCAAAGATGAAGTTGTGGTCGTTGGTTTCTTCGAGAAGGAGACAGACCTTAAGGGTGAATTCCTGAAGACAGCAGATAAGATGAGGGAAGAAATTGTCTTTGCACACTCAACAGCAAAGGAAGTTCTTGAAAAGACTGGCTACAA GGACAATGTTGTTCTATACCGTCCCAAACGCCTGCACAACAAATTCGAAAGTGACTTCGTCGAATACAAGGGCGAGCCGTCTCTGAAGGGCTTCATCAAAGCTAATTA CCACGGTCTGGTCGGCATTCGTCAAAAGGAGAACATCCAAGATTTCACAAACCCCCTTGTTGTGGCCTACTACGATGTCGACTACGTCAAGAACGCCAAGGGTACCAACTACTGGAGGAACCGTGTCCTTAAG GTTGCAAAGGAAATGACGGATGTTACATTCGCTATCAGCGATAAGGATGACTTCATGCACGAGCTCAACGATTACGGCATCGACTTTGCGAAGGGCGACAAGCCCGTGGTAGCTGGCAAGGACAGCGATGGAAACAAATTTGTCATGAGCGCCGAATTcag caTTGTAGACCTTATGACCTTCGCCAAAGACCTCGTCGATGGCAAATTGGAGCCTTTCATCAAATCAGAACCCGTACCTGCTAGCAACGATGGTCCAGTCAAAGTAGCAGTCGGCAAGAACTTCAAAGAACTTGTTACCGACAGCGGCAGAGATGCCCTTATCGAGTTCTACGCTCCCTGGTGTGGACACTGTCAGAAACTTGCACCAGTGTGGGAGGAACTCGGAGTTAAG TTGCAAGATGAACCTGTTGACATCATCAAAATTGACGCTACTGCCAACGATTGGCCCAAGTCTCTATATGACGTCTCTGGCTTCCCTACGATCTACTGGAAACCCAAGGACAGCTCCAAGAAACCTGTCCGATACAAT GGAGGACGTGCTATTGAAGACTTCATCAAGTATGTAGCAGACAATGCATCCAATGAGCTCAAAGGCTGGGACAGAAAAGGAAATGTCAAGGACGAGTTGTAA